The Deltaproteobacteria bacterium genome contains a region encoding:
- a CDS encoding rubredoxin produces the protein MRKWECTVCGYIHEGDEPPEKCPVCGADRSKFVEVTETEAPAAEAAAEIAGPAIEAEFVSDESSRTLSPAEGPKTTAQALFDTVKNLMIRHHAHPILVHIPNGVVPVSFAMALLAVLLKSDKLSYAVEFNLLFVMLSMPLVLFSGYLDWKKKYNGAFTSVFITKMACGGLVTLGSAVLYFWMLKDHNVLITAGKWMPFVVTHLAVLGAGGAAGFFGGKLVFRD, from the coding sequence ATGAGAAAATGGGAGTGCACTGTATGCGGCTACATTCACGAGGGGGATGAGCCGCCTGAAAAATGCCCGGTGTGCGGAGCAGACCGCTCCAAGTTCGTGGAAGTGACGGAAACGGAGGCCCCAGCCGCCGAAGCCGCAGCCGAAATCGCCGGGCCCGCCATAGAAGCTGAATTCGTGTCGGATGAGTCAAGCCGCACCCTAAGCCCCGCCGAAGGCCCCAAGACCACGGCCCAGGCGCTTTTCGACACCGTAAAGAACCTCATGATACGCCACCACGCCCACCCCATACTTGTGCACATACCGAACGGCGTGGTTCCGGTCTCCTTCGCCATGGCGCTTCTGGCGGTTCTTCTCAAAAGCGACAAGTTGAGCTACGCTGTTGAGTTCAACCTTCTCTTCGTGATGCTTTCCATGCCCCTGGTGCTTTTTTCCGGGTACCTTGACTGGAAGAAGAAATACAACGGCGCTTTCACCTCGGTCTTCATAACCAAGATGGCCTGCGGCGGACTGGTGACCCTGGGAAGCGCGGTGCTCTATTTCTGGATGCTGAAGGACCATAACGTGCTCATCACAGCCGGAAAGTGGATGCCCTTCGTGGTCACCCACCTTGCGGTTCTGGGCGCTGGGGGAGCCGCCGGGTTCTTCGGCGGAAAACTGGTTTTCAGGGACTGA
- a CDS encoding copper-translocating P-type ATPase yields the protein MDSLRYEIPVLGMTCANCAKYIERAVGKLPGVIGADVNFASETLAVTFDPSQVKLADVVEKVRKAGYDVVTKSAEIAVTGMTCTNCAAGIERAVNRKVKGILRASVNFAGETLSVEYVPAVSGLDDIFAAVRGAGFNVVETVDGGSPGDAEALARAAEIRDQTGKFLVGAFFALPLFVFSMSRDFGLLGHWSHAAWVNYLFLALATPVQFYTGWDYYVGGYKSLKNGAANMDVLVALGSSVAYFYSISVLVFPALGQHVYFETSAVIITLIKLGKMLEARTKGKTGAAIRGLLALSPDTATVVRDGEETTVPVSQVKVGDIIAVRPGERIPVDGTIISGGCPVDESMLTGESIPLDKAEGDRVAAGTLAVSGYFRFRADRVGADTALSRIIEMVRAAQGGKAPIQALADRVAAVFVPSVIGVAALTFILWLVFGGNPVEALIRMVAVLVIACPCALGLATPTAVMAGVGRGARAGILFKSTLALQGAEKTDTVVFDKTGTLTVGRPSVTDLIPFGPLCESEDELLALAASAERGSEHPLGRAVVAAALEKGLTLLEPSEFAAVAAGGVTAMLDGARVLVGKPGFLAESGVPLATAKELSEKLASQGKTVMAVAKDGKLFGLIALADTLKDDAARAVKELMDMGLHVVLLTGDNATTARAVAGSLGISEVLSEVKPDEKAAAVKSLQEKGRVVAMVGDGINDAPALAQADLGIAIGSGTDVAVESAGAVLSSGKLIAVASAIRLSRAVMKTIRMNLAWAFGYNIILIPVAAGVLALIPGTPGFLAHLHPILAAAAMAFSSISVVLNSLRLSRRRL from the coding sequence ATGGACAGCCTGCGCTACGAAATTCCGGTTCTGGGCATGACCTGCGCCAACTGCGCCAAATACATCGAACGGGCTGTGGGAAAACTGCCGGGCGTCATAGGGGCCGACGTCAACTTCGCCTCCGAAACCCTTGCCGTCACCTTTGACCCTTCCCAGGTGAAACTGGCCGACGTGGTGGAGAAGGTACGCAAGGCCGGATACGATGTCGTGACCAAAAGCGCCGAAATCGCCGTGACGGGCATGACCTGCACCAACTGCGCCGCCGGAATCGAGAGGGCCGTGAACCGCAAGGTGAAGGGAATTCTGAGGGCCTCGGTGAACTTTGCGGGCGAGACCCTTTCCGTGGAGTACGTCCCTGCGGTTTCGGGCCTTGACGATATTTTCGCGGCGGTGCGGGGCGCGGGCTTCAACGTGGTGGAGACCGTGGATGGCGGCTCGCCCGGCGACGCCGAGGCTCTGGCCAGGGCCGCCGAAATAAGGGACCAGACCGGAAAATTCCTGGTGGGAGCCTTCTTCGCCCTGCCCCTTTTCGTCTTTTCCATGAGCCGGGATTTCGGTCTTTTAGGCCACTGGTCACACGCGGCCTGGGTCAATTACCTCTTTCTGGCCCTTGCCACCCCGGTCCAGTTCTACACCGGATGGGACTACTACGTGGGGGGATACAAGAGCCTTAAGAACGGCGCCGCCAACATGGACGTGCTGGTGGCCCTGGGCTCGTCCGTTGCCTACTTCTACTCCATCTCGGTGCTGGTGTTTCCGGCCCTTGGGCAACACGTGTATTTCGAGACCTCGGCGGTCATCATAACCCTCATAAAACTCGGCAAGATGCTGGAGGCCCGCACCAAAGGGAAGACCGGCGCGGCCATAAGGGGCCTTCTGGCCCTTTCCCCGGACACCGCCACGGTGGTTCGGGACGGGGAGGAAACCACGGTCCCCGTAAGCCAGGTAAAGGTGGGGGACATAATCGCCGTGCGCCCCGGAGAGCGCATCCCGGTGGACGGAACAATAATTTCAGGCGGCTGCCCGGTTGACGAGTCCATGCTGACCGGCGAGTCCATACCTCTTGACAAGGCGGAGGGCGACCGGGTGGCCGCCGGGACCCTTGCGGTTTCGGGCTATTTCCGCTTCCGGGCCGACCGGGTGGGGGCGGACACCGCGCTTTCCCGCATAATAGAGATGGTGCGGGCGGCCCAGGGCGGCAAGGCCCCCATCCAGGCCCTTGCAGACCGGGTGGCGGCGGTTTTCGTGCCGTCCGTAATCGGGGTGGCGGCCCTTACCTTCATCCTTTGGCTGGTTTTCGGCGGAAACCCGGTGGAGGCCCTCATCCGCATGGTGGCGGTCTTGGTCATCGCCTGCCCCTGCGCCCTTGGACTTGCCACGCCCACCGCCGTCATGGCCGGAGTCGGGCGCGGGGCCAGGGCCGGAATCCTCTTCAAGAGCACCCTCGCCCTTCAGGGGGCGGAAAAAACCGACACCGTGGTTTTCGACAAGACCGGCACCCTCACCGTAGGCAGGCCCTCTGTGACGGACCTCATCCCCTTCGGCCCCCTGTGCGAGAGCGAGGACGAGCTTCTGGCCTTGGCCGCGTCCGCCGAAAGGGGCTCCGAGCACCCCCTTGGCCGGGCCGTGGTGGCGGCGGCGCTGGAAAAGGGACTGACGCTTCTGGAGCCTTCCGAGTTCGCTGCGGTTGCCGCAGGCGGGGTGACGGCGATGCTGGACGGGGCGCGGGTCCTGGTGGGAAAACCGGGCTTTCTGGCCGAATCGGGAGTGCCTTTGGCCACGGCGAAGGAGCTTTCCGAAAAACTCGCAAGCCAGGGCAAGACCGTGATGGCCGTGGCCAAAGACGGAAAGCTCTTCGGCCTCATAGCCCTTGCAGACACTTTGAAGGACGACGCGGCCCGGGCGGTCAAGGAACTTATGGACATGGGCCTTCACGTGGTTCTTCTCACCGGCGACAACGCCACGACAGCCAGGGCTGTGGCGGGCTCCCTTGGAATAAGCGAGGTTCTTTCGGAGGTGAAGCCGGATGAAAAGGCGGCGGCGGTGAAGAGCCTTCAGGAAAAGGGGCGGGTTGTGGCAATGGTGGGCGACGGCATAAACGACGCCCCCGCCCTGGCCCAGGCGGACCTTGGAATCGCCATAGGCAGCGGCACGGACGTTGCCGTGGAAAGCGCCGGGGCTGTGCTGTCTTCGGGCAAGCTCATCGCCGTGGCGAGCGCAATAAGGCTTTCGCGGGCTGTGATGAAAACCATAAGAATGAATCTTGCCTGGGCCTTCGGCTACAACATAATCCTCATCCCGGTGGCCGCCGGGGTATTGGCCCTCATCCCCGGAACCCCCGGATTCCTGGCCCATCTCCACCCCATCCTCGCCGCCGCCGCCATGGCCTTTTCCAGCATCTCGGTGGTCTTGAACAGCTTAAGGCTTTCGAGGAGGAGGCTGTAG
- a CDS encoding FAD-dependent oxidoreductase, which yields MSRHLVLVGGGHAHLTTLLNTAKLVSAGFKVSLVSPSRHHHYSGMGPGMLAGTYEPEHIRFDVKRMAETGGAVFIEASVARVDPKGRKLHLDNGQILPYDVCSMNAGSRVPWRGIDKSTPDVFPVKPLENLAAARKRVLDLLETVKKPRFTVAGGGPAGFEIACALARLGRDSGKGAEITVLADPGLLQGFPPRVRRLGAREMNRFGIRVEEGARLAAVNGGRAVLDDGREIPADCIFLAWGVEPPAFLRESGLLVDKAGALFVNSFLQCPEHPEIFGAGDCISFLPRPLAKVGVYAVRQNRVLYDNLLAALSGGPLSAFDPGGPYLLVFNLGDGRGLFFKRGFAATGKWAFVFKDYIDRRFIRRFGGGV from the coding sequence ATGTCCCGTCATCTTGTTCTGGTGGGGGGCGGCCACGCCCACCTTACCACCCTTTTGAACACGGCGAAGCTGGTTTCGGCGGGTTTTAAGGTGAGCCTCGTAAGCCCTTCCCGACACCACCACTATTCCGGCATGGGGCCGGGAATGCTGGCCGGAACCTACGAGCCGGAACATATCCGCTTCGACGTAAAACGCATGGCCGAAACCGGCGGAGCCGTGTTCATCGAAGCATCGGTTGCGCGCGTGGACCCAAAAGGCCGGAAACTCCACCTCGATAACGGCCAAATCCTTCCCTACGACGTCTGCTCCATGAACGCCGGAAGCCGGGTCCCCTGGCGGGGAATCGACAAGTCCACTCCCGATGTCTTTCCCGTAAAGCCCCTGGAAAACCTCGCCGCAGCAAGAAAGAGGGTTCTCGACCTCCTTGAAACCGTTAAAAAACCTCGCTTCACCGTGGCGGGGGGCGGGCCTGCGGGCTTCGAGATCGCCTGCGCCCTGGCGCGCCTTGGGCGGGATTCAGGCAAGGGGGCGGAAATCACGGTTCTTGCCGACCCCGGCCTTCTTCAAGGGTTTCCGCCCAGGGTCCGGCGCTTGGGGGCGCGGGAGATGAACCGTTTCGGGATCAGGGTGGAGGAAGGAGCGAGGCTCGCTGCGGTGAACGGAGGAAGGGCCGTTCTGGATGACGGGCGGGAAATCCCGGCGGACTGCATTTTCCTCGCCTGGGGGGTGGAGCCTCCGGCATTTTTGAGGGAGTCGGGCCTTTTGGTGGACAAAGCGGGCGCTCTTTTTGTAAACTCTTTTTTACAGTGCCCGGAGCACCCGGAGATTTTCGGGGCCGGAGACTGCATCTCCTTTCTTCCCCGGCCTCTTGCAAAAGTGGGTGTTTACGCGGTTCGTCAGAATCGTGTATTATACGATAATCTTTTGGCCGCTCTTTCCGGCGGGCCGCTTTCCGCCTTTGATCCGGGCGGGCCGTACCTTCTCGTCTTCAACCTGGGGGACGGACGGGGGCTTTTTTTCAAGCGGGGCTTCGCCGCCACAGGAAAATGGGCCTTTGTTTTCAAGGATTATATCGACAGGAGGTTCATACGCCGCTTCGGAGGGGGCGTCTGA